Within the Saccharomonospora amisosensis genome, the region TTGGGCGATGAGGGTGGGGTCGGTTCCGGCTTCGAGGGCTTTTCGGTATTGGTCGAGTTTGGTGTCGCATTCGCGTAGTGCGCGTTCGGCGGCGAGGTGGGCGGGGTCGGTGGTGGGGTCGGGTTGTGATGTGGCGAGTGTGGTGAGGGTGTCGCGGAGTCGGTGTGGGGTGAACAGGGTGGCCAGCCAGTCGTCGAGGGTGGGCAGGATGTCGCGTTCGGCGAGGTAGACGTTGCGGGGGTGGGCGATTTTGTTGGCGAGGCCGTATTCGGTGGGGAAGCGGCAGCGGTAGTAGGGCTGGTTGCGGGTGTGTTGGCCTTGCATGCGGCGTTGGCACAGGCCGCAGTGCAGGAGTCCGCGTAGCTGGTAGGTGTGTTGGACGCGGCGCCGGTCGCGGGTGTTGCGTTGTTTGCCGTGCGCGGCCAGCAGGGTTTGTGTTTGGGTGAAGGTGTCGGTGTCGATGAGGGGTTCGTGGGCGGGGTCGGTGGAGGAGATCCAGGCGTCTTGGGTGTTCCAGACCAGTGTGGTGGTGTGGCCGAGCGCGACGTTGTCGACGTCGAGGAGGCGTTCGTGTTTGCGTTGCCGGTTCCAGATTTGGTGGCCGGTGTAGCGGGGGTTGGTGAGGATGGCGCGGATGGCGGCTTTGGACCAGGCGGTGCCGCAGCGGTGTTTGTTGCGTGCGGGGTCGTGGGCCGAGGGGCAGGGGATGCCCTCGCGGGTCAGTTCTTCGGCCAGTGAGTACAGGCCCTGCCCGGCGAGGTAGGAGGTGAAGATGCGGCGCACGACCGGCGCGGCGGTACCAACCTGCCTCCTGTCGGGTGCCGTGTTCGTCGGCAGTAGGGCCCGGTGGCATCGGAGCCGCTTTGCGAGTTACGAGCCGCTAAAGACGTTACCTCCGGCACACTGATCAGTTTCTTTGCTGGCAACAACCTGGCGGTGCTCACGCTGGGATGAATCTCAGCGTGTCGGCGGCGTTGGCGTTCGGTTGGGGGAGTGCCTGGTTTGTCAAACACTTCCGTAGGAGTTCTGACCTACGGGCGGGCGAGTACGGTGGCGAGGATGCGGTGCACGACTTCGTGATCGCGCGGGTCGTGCAGGCGGTGGCCGTTGCCGGGTAGTGTGTACCACTCGTCGGCGCCGTGGTAGGTGATTCTCAGTGTGAGTAGGCCGTGGTTGTCGCAGTTGGTGCGCAGTTCGAGTTCGCCGCTGATCACGCCGACCTCGGTGGTCATGACGCCGTGGCTGGCGGTGAAGACCGAGGACCGCTCTGCCATGCAGACTCCTTGCGCGAAGCCGTGGCGTCACGGGTGTGCGCGCGTGACGCCACGGCGGTGTGTTCAGTACGAGCAGGTGTTGAGCATGCTCTGTAGTGAGGACTTTTCCGATGACTGCAGGTGCAGGCCCCAGCGGTATTTGGTGTGGATCCACCATTTGGAGTAGGCGCAGCGGGCGCCGGAGCGCGGTGGTTGCCAGGCGGAGGGGTCTTGGTCGCCCTTGGCCTGGTTGACGTTGTCGGTGACGGCGATCAGCTGGGGACCGTTGAGGTCGTTGGCGAAGCTCTGCCGCTTGCTGGTTGTCCAGTTGCGTGCGCCGGAGCGCCATGCCTCGGCGAGGGGCACGATGTGGTCGATGTCGACGTCGGATGCCTGATACCAGACGGCGCCGTCGTAGTAGCTGTACCAGCGGCCGGAGTCGGGGTAGCAGTCCGCGCCGATGCTGGCGTAGTCGGCGTCGCGTTCGAGCACTACTTCGCGGGTGTTGCAGTTGTCGCCTTGTCCGATCCAGTGTGGGAACTTGTCGCGGGAGTAGCCGGTCATCGACTCCTGGGAGCGGACGGTCAGCGAGTCGAGTTCGGCTTGTGCGGTGGCTTTGGACGGCGTTCCGGGAGGTAGCGCGAGAGCGGACGGGGCGGTCATCGTGGTTGCGCTGCTGAACAGCAGCGCCGCGATGGCGACGGTAAGCAGGCTACGCAGCGAGATTCTCGGCGAGAGAGCCACGGGGTGAACCCTTCGGGAGACGATACGACCCTCACACGGTGTTCGTGTTGGGTGAAGTAGCCGTTTTGTGGCAATGACGCCATTGCCAACCGGTTGTGAACGATTCGATGTGTTCGCGTGGAACCGGGTGATCTTCAGTGTGCTCGGCGAGCGAATCGACACGGTGGGGGCGAAGTCATCGAGCTCGCGGTGCGCGGCGCCGAGGTCGCGGCTGTGCTGTCCGGCGGAACGCCACCGGTGGTGCGTGAGCGCGCGGCCAGAGGCGATCGTACTGGGCTGATTGCGTTTCCCGATCGTCACGGGGTTTGTTCACCATCCGTATACGAACTGCTGTTGCACTGAGCCCGTTCGGTGGAAAGCCGCCGACGACAGGAAAGGTGCGGTAGCGGTTGTGAGCCGGATTCGACTTCAGGGGCTGACCCGGCGCTTCGGCGCGGTGACGGCCGTTGACGACATAGAACTGGACATCGCCGACGGCGAGTTCCTCGTCCTGCTGGGACCGAGTGGATGCGGCAAGTCGACTCTGCTCCGCATGATCGCCGGCCTGCTGCCTCCCACCGAGGGCAGGCTCTGGCTCGGCGACGCCGACATAACGCACCTGCCGCCGCAGCGGCGCGACGTGGCGATGGTGTTCCAGAGCTACGCCCTCTATCCGCACCTGTCCGTGGCCCGCAACATCGGTTTTCCGCTGCGTACCAGGAAACGTCCTCGGGCGGAGATCCGGGCGAGGGTGGCGGAGGTGGCCGCAACGCTCGGTCTCACCGACCTGCTCGACCGCAAACCTCGCGAGCTCTCCGGCGGCCAGCGGCAACGGGTGGCGCTCGGCAGGGCGCTCGTGCGCGACCCCGGTGCCTTCCTCATGGATGAGCCCTTGTCCAATCTGGATGCCAAACTGCGCGCCGGAACCCGAGCCGAGATCGCGGAGCTGCACCGCAGGCTGCGGACCACGACGGTCTACGTCACCCACGATCAGGTCGAGGCCATGACCATGGCCACGCGCATCGCACTGCTGAACGAGGGCAGGCTCGAACAGCTCGGCACACCATCCGAGATGTACGACGCGCCCGCGTCGGTGTTCGCCGCGACGTTCCTCGGCTCGCCAGCCATGAACGTCCTCGACGCGACCGTGCGTTCGGTGGACGGTGTGCTCCTCGCCGAGGCCGAAGGGCTCCGCCTGTCACTCGGCATCGAGGCGGACATCCCGGAACGGCCGGTCCGGCTCGGTGTCCGGCCCGAGCACCTCACGCTCAGCCCGGCCGGAAGGCAGGGAATCCGAGCCGTTGTCACGACCGTCGAGAACCTCGGCAGCGAGGAGGTCGCCCAATGCCGGGCCGGGCACACCACCGTCTCCGTGCGCGGCCCGCGTCCCCTCGGGGTCACCCCCGGGGAGGCAGTCACCCTGGATACCCGGCCGGAGCAGCTGCACCTGTTCGACCACAGCAGCGGGCGCAGGCTCGCCTGGCAGGCCGTGTCGGTCCCCGAACCCGTCTGATCACCCCCGAAGAAAGAGGAATCCCCCATGAAACGTTTCCTGCTCGCGGCCTGCGCCGCGGCGCTGATGCTGGCCACCGCGGCCTGCGGACTGGGCAGCGAGAGCACCGGTTCGGAAGGGCCGGTGAGCCGCGTTCCCGAACTGAAGCCGGACCAGAAGGTGTCGATCGTCTTCGAGAGCTACAACTTCGGCCAGGCCGGGGCGTGGCCCGACACCTTCAACGAGCTGATCGCCGCGTTCGAGAAGGCACATCCGAACATCTCGGTGACGGCGCAAAAACCGCAGGGCAACAGCGCGAACCCGGCCACCGACACCATCTCCAGCCTGCAGAGCCAGCTCACCGCCGGCAGCCCGCCCGACGTCGTGCAGCTCGGTTTCTCCGACCTCGACTTCACCGTCAACCAGCTCAAGGCGCTGCCGCTGGACGACCTGGTCGGCAAGGACACCGTGCAGGCCAACTTCGACGGTGAGCAGTACCCCTATGCGGCGTCGGCACGCACCCTCGGCGACTGGGAGGGCAAGACCTACGGCGTGCCGTTCGTCTTCTCCACGCCGATGCTCTACTACAACAAGCAGCTGTTCACTCAGGCCGGTCTCGACCCCGAAAACCCGCCCGCCACCTGGGCCGAGGTCCGCGACGCGGCCGAGGCCATCAAGAAGAGCACCGGCAAGGACGGCGCCTATGTGGACTGCCTGACCAAGGCCGCCAAGGACTGGTGCTTCCAGGCTCTCGTGCGCTCGGGCGGCGGCAGGGTCATCTCCGAGGACCGCTCGAGGCTGACGTTCGCCGACGAGCCCTCGGTCGAGGTCGTGCGCACCATGCAGGACATGGTGAAAGCCGGCGCCATGCCCAACCGCACGCAGATGCAGGCCGTCGAGTCCTTCGCCCGTGGCGACCTCGGCATGATCCTGGAGTCCAGCGCCATCCAGGGCACCTTCCTCAAGGGAGCCGGTGACAGGTGGGAGCTCGGCGCC harbors:
- a CDS encoding HNH endonuclease family protein, translated to MALSPRISLRSLLTVAIAALLFSSATTMTAPSALALPPGTPSKATAQAELDSLTVRSQESMTGYSRDKFPHWIGQGDNCNTREVVLERDADYASIGADCYPDSGRWYSYYDGAVWYQASDVDIDHIVPLAEAWRSGARNWTTSKRQSFANDLNGPQLIAVTDNVNQAKGDQDPSAWQPPRSGARCAYSKWWIHTKYRWGLHLQSSEKSSLQSMLNTCSY
- a CDS encoding ABC transporter ATP-binding protein, with protein sequence MSRIRLQGLTRRFGAVTAVDDIELDIADGEFLVLLGPSGCGKSTLLRMIAGLLPPTEGRLWLGDADITHLPPQRRDVAMVFQSYALYPHLSVARNIGFPLRTRKRPRAEIRARVAEVAATLGLTDLLDRKPRELSGGQRQRVALGRALVRDPGAFLMDEPLSNLDAKLRAGTRAEIAELHRRLRTTTVYVTHDQVEAMTMATRIALLNEGRLEQLGTPSEMYDAPASVFAATFLGSPAMNVLDATVRSVDGVLLAEAEGLRLSLGIEADIPERPVRLGVRPEHLTLSPAGRQGIRAVVTTVENLGSEEVAQCRAGHTTVSVRGPRPLGVTPGEAVTLDTRPEQLHLFDHSSGRRLAWQAVSVPEPV
- a CDS encoding ABC transporter substrate-binding protein, translated to MKRFLLAACAAALMLATAACGLGSESTGSEGPVSRVPELKPDQKVSIVFESYNFGQAGAWPDTFNELIAAFEKAHPNISVTAQKPQGNSANPATDTISSLQSQLTAGSPPDVVQLGFSDLDFTVNQLKALPLDDLVGKDTVQANFDGEQYPYAASARTLGDWEGKTYGVPFVFSTPMLYYNKQLFTQAGLDPENPPATWAEVRDAAEAIKKSTGKDGAYVDCLTKAAKDWCFQALVRSGGGRVISEDRSRLTFADEPSVEVVRTMQDMVKAGAMPNRTQMQAVESFARGDLGMILESSAIQGTFLKGAGDRWELGAAAMPSFDGKQAIPTNSGAALFVFSKDAAKQRAAWELIKFLTSEKAYTTIATKIGYLPLRTGLVDDPDGLKQWADENPYLEPNLKQLEHLEPWVSMPGANYLQIRDGMMQAVENAVYQGADPAEALRSAQKEATALLPGGGK